From Felis catus isolate Fca126 chromosome B4, F.catus_Fca126_mat1.0, whole genome shotgun sequence:
TCATCTGTCCTTCCTTGGGTCTGGCCCACGTGATACCACTGAAGCCCCATGGGCAGCTTGCTCTTGTCCCTCTTGTGCACTTGTGCACACGGTGCCTGTCGCGGTGGGTGGCTCACTCCTTTCAATGAGGGGCCCACGATGCCACAGAGGCTGGGACTCACAGCAGGCTGCACACAGGCCTCCCCGCGGGCCTGTCCCTCCAGGTTCCCTCCTGACCCCTTCCTCTGCCAGGCTGGGCTCACTGACTCAGGAGCCCACCTTTGCTTCCTCTTCTGGGCACCGTCAGGCTTTTAGGACAGAGAACATGGTCGAAAGTGACTTTGTCCCCTCTGAGCATTTAACGCCTTCCTAGCACAAGGGGCTTTAAAGATTTGCCCTTGTGTTGGGTCACGCATGTGACGGAGGAGAGGTTGAACGTGAAGCTGTGTGTGCTTGGCAgcgtggggtgggaaggggacgGAAGCCAGGACTCAGGCCTTAGAGTGTGTAGAACTCAGCAAGGGAGGCAGTTTGCAGACCCGGGGAGCCAGGCAGCGACAGGCCAGCTCCCAGCCACTGCCCATGTGGAGCAGCCCCTGCCTGGCTCTGGGTCCCAGTCCCGTGTCCGTTCTTgactccccctgccctcccctgccacccaccGCTGGTCAGCACCCGTGGCAGGAATGCACTGTACTGGGGTCTCTGAACCTCTTCTGCCCCACTGGGTGTTCCTTCGGGTCAGCCGGCTCTGGGTGGAGCTGGAAGGGCCTCTGGGAGCCAGGACAGGGCAGAGGTGTCTGCGTGTGGGCTGAGGGGTGCAGCATCGGACCAGCCCTGCAGGGTGGGCAGAGGCCCACCAGGCCCTGCTGGTATGCAGGCCCCATGGCTGCCTCGGTTTCTGGTCTCTACGTTGGGGGTAGGAGCGGTGTCTGCCTCGTTAGCACTCCTTGTAGTGAGATTGGAGTGATTGGCTGGCCTGTAGCAGGTGCTCTGGAAAAATAAGTGTCCTGCAGGTGGGATTCGCGGGGTGAGGGGAgcgggagggacagggagggctgggagcaggggcGAGGCCAGGGCCCTGATggacacagtgaagaaaacctaGTGGTCCCCTGATGCTGCCCTTCACTTTCAGGGCAGCGGGTGGCATGAGGAGAGGCAACATGGGCCACCTTACCCGGATTGCCAATGCGGTGGTACAGAACCTGGAGAGGGGCCCCATGCAGACCCACATCAGCGAAGTCATCCGAGGTGAGCCCGTCCTGCCCTTGTTGCCCTCCTGGCAGCAGGAGCCCCGTTCTGGGTCTGCCCCCGGCCCCTTCCCTCAGCCCCCTGCCTCTGCCGCAtctcctgcctctgtcccctgcccccttccactgcctcctgccccctgcttctgctctctgtctcctgcctcctgcctcctgcctctgccatctgtctcctgccctctgctctctgccccctgcctatgccttctgcctcctgccctctgccccttgccctctgccccctgcctctgctctctgcctcctgccccctgcctctgctctctgcctcctgccccctgcttttgctctctgccccctgcctctgcctcctgccctctaccccctgcctctgctctttgccccctgccctctgccccctgcctatGCCTTCTGCCTCCTgcaccctgcctcctgccctctgccccttgccctctgcctccccccctgcCTCTagcctctgtcccctgcctctgccccctctctcctgccccctgcttctgccccctttccctgccctctgcctcctgcctcctgcctccatcCTCTGCCCCCTGACTCTGCCTCCTgccacctgcccctgccctctgcctccttccccctgcctctgccctcagccccctgcctctgccctctgcctcctaccccctgcctctgccccttgccccctgCCTCTGCACTCTGCTCCCTGCCTCTTgcccccctgcctctgccctcagccccctgcccccgTCTCCTGCTCGTCTCCTGCCCTCTGGCCCCGCTCAGCAGGCGGTAACTGCATTGGTACAGGACAGTCTGCTTGCTTTCCCACATGGGATCTTCTCTCAAGGTGGGCCTGGGTCCCAGGTGTCAGTTCTGTTGAACACACCTCTGTGGAGGGCATCCTTGTGCCCAGCAGCCCTGTCAGGTGCCTGCACTCAGCAGCTCAGGTGTCAACAAGTTCTCTCCTGTGTCTGCTGCTCAGGGACCACCCGAGTCCTGCCCGAACACTGCCCTCCCGCTCCACAGTCCAGCTTGTCTCTGAACTCAGGCAGCTTTGCAGACCTTTCTAGCACAAGtctggggagctggggaaggtGGCCTCTCTTCTTGAAGAACAGGTTTTGGGACCTGAGCAGAGGCAGCCCCTCCTCTGGTCagtcctcccctctgccctcagcctgAGACATCCGCCATCCTGGGCTTCTCCTGCCTCGGACTCCAGGGCCATCCCTGCCCCGACCTGGGGTCCCACCACCCACGCCCTCTCACATCCTGGCCGTGGTCTGCAACTCCTGGCCACCAGGCTTCCTGAGAAGAGCCGGGAAGGGCCCAAAGGAGTCTTGCTTCAGACAGGAAGGTGGGCAGGTCAGAAGGGCCCGTGTGGCTCCCCTGGGGAGGACGATGCCCAGACCAGCCTGAACAGCGTGCTGAGAGACACTGGGAGGTCAGGGCTGGACAGGTGGATGGAGTGCACTAGTGAGTCCAGGGAGCTGAAGGTGGGCAGAGGACAGGATCCCTCAAGGCCCTGGGGGCGGTGTTCACACCAGTTTCGTGACCAGGACCGTCTTCTCAGCCCCACGTGGGATGCTTGGGCGCAGTGGATGGTGTTTGCACAAAGGAGTGAGCTCCATCTGGCAGGACCCCCACCGGTGCCGTGATCCTGGAGCATAGGGGGGTGCTAGGGTTCCTCCCCCATCGTGCAGCAGAGGAAGCTGTGCTGCCAGCGTTAGGTCAGCTGTGTGGCAGGTGTGGTCCCCGCCGGTTTAGACCGGTGGGCCTGCCACACTGGCTGCCTGGTTGTCCCTTCAGGGAGTCTCTGCTGTGGTCCCTATGGCACAGCACCAGGGGTGAGTCCAGGAAGCTCTGGGTGGCCCTCCAGAATGGAAGCAGGGGAGTGTACTTGGTCGGTGGCCAACAGGCTGAGGTCAGGCACCTGTGGCAAGGGTGTGTGGACCCAGGGAGGCTCCCTAGGAAGGGTGCAGTTTGGGGTGTGTGAGGTGAGCGAGGAGCTTTCTGCCGTGGTCTTCACTTGCTCTGGACTGTGACTCACTCTGGGGCTCTGACCTTTCCAAAAAACAGGCCCCCATAGGCCTGTGGGCTGCActgaggggttggggggatgggcggAGAGGGAGATACAGCTGCCATGGTATCCGCACAGCAGAGGGAGGAGATCCGCACAGCAGTGGTCCCCATGCTCACTTCGTACCTGGGGGCTCCTGAGGTCGGCTTGTGTGCCAAGATGCCCGCTGAACTCAGGCCCTTCCCTGTGAGCGCCCTCGAGGTCCTGCAGGACCCCTGGCCGCCTAGGCCTCCCTTCCGGTGGCCCTCAGGCGTCCCCTCTGGGCCCTCCATGCCTGAGCACAGTGGCGCTGTCCCAGGGCTAAGTAATGGTGCTCCCTTGCAGGGCTCCCTGCGGACTGCCGTGGGCGCTGGGAGAACTTCGTGGAGGAGACACTGGCGGAGACGAACCGCAGGAACGCTGTGGACCTGGTGAGGGGCTCAGCTGTTCCCGTGGCACGGCATCCGTTGGTGCCGCGGCCATGCCTTCCtgtccggtgggggggggggggggcgtggtgtgtgtgtgtgtgtgtgcgtgtgtgtgtgtgtgtgtgtgtgtgtgtgtgtccgtccgtACGTCCGTACGTCCACACGGCCCTGAATGCGTGCAgtggtctctgcctctgtgtcctgAACACCGACCTGTCCTGCCTCGGGCCCCAGTGGCCCCCTAAAGCCTCAGCAGAGCTGGCCTGGCCCCTTGacccttccctgtcccctcagGAGCCCTAGTGTGTTCTCGAGGGCTCCTGATTCCCGAGGCCTGGTGTGCCCTACACCAaggggaggggcgagggggcAGCAGCCCCGGGGGCTCACGTCCACCCACTCTGGCTGTTTCAGGTAAGCACCCACCACCTTCACCCCTCGAGTGAGGATGAGGACATGGAGGGCGTTTTCCCTAATGAGCTGTCCCTGCAGCAGGTGCGTGTGGCCGCTCCGCACAAGCTCAGGCAGCCCTTCCCGCCCTTGGCAGCGCTCAGTCTCCAGGGCGTTGCCAGGCTGCTGCGGGAAACAGCCCAGGGGAGTGTGCTTGTCCCCACACACCaggctcaagcaggggaggggccagacGTGCAGCGCCCTCGCCCCTTAATGAGGGGGGAACCCCCAGAGCCACATCGATGAGACCCTTGGGGACCCGGTGGATGACCTTAAAGTAAACGAGGCTCTTTGGACGCGACCCTGCGTGCATGTCATCCGGTTGGGAGGACCCTGTGAAGCAGCAGAGTGAGCTTTTCTGGGAGCAGCTCCGTCTGAGGTCGCCttgcgcccccctccccgccaggctTTCTCCGAGTACCAGGTCCAGCAGATGACAGCCACCTTCGTGGATCAGTTTGGCTTCAATGACGAGGAGTTTGCAGACCAGGATGACAGCGTCAAGTGAGCTCCCATCATGCTCTCTGGCCCCTAAACCATGTCCACCCCACCTGGGATCCTGTCACCTGGGTGCTTCCCTCCTGTCACCACATCCCACATTCGAGCCTTCACCGTCTCCCACCACCTTGTCCCTCTTGGAAAGGAGCTGGGTTCTGCCCAGTGTGACCAGGTTCCAGGCCtgcaggaggggctgggctgcACCACCCTCTGGGGAGGCAGATTGTCACCGTGCAGACCAGGgacagaggggcctgggtggaAAACGAGTGAgtgtgaggagggaggcaggacggAGAGCTGCCCCCTTTGTCCGAGGCCCCCATTTACTTACACTCAAGGGGACAGGTGGATGTCCCTGGGGCATCAGGGCATGGATGGTTGCAGGACAAGCCCCAGGTGGCCCCATGCTGACCATGTCCCTTATTGCTGCAGTGCTCCCTTCGACAGGATTGCTGAGATAAACTTCAGCATCGATGCTGACGAGGACAGTGTGAGTCCACAGCTCCATGCTCATTAGAAGCGGATGGGGACACTGGTGGGTGGGCAGTATGGGGACACAGGGCTGCTTCGTGGAGCCAAGCCCCCCATCCTGGGATCCCCCTGTCTGACTCAGCCCCTCCGGGAGCCCAGCCCCCCATCCCATGGCCCCCCTGTCTGGCTCAGCCCCTCCCGGAGCCATTGCCACTATGTGGGTGATGTTGCCTGCAGCCCAGCGCAGCTCTGTTTGAGGCCTGCTGCAGTGACCACATCCAGCCTTTTGACGATGATGAGGAGGATGACATCTGGGAGGACAAGGAGACGCACTGCACTGCCCGAGTGACGGCTAGAGCCAGGTGTGAGGCCCACCTGTCCTCCTCCAGCCTCCTAAGGCAGAGAGGTCCCAGAAGGCTGTGTGTGCACTCCCAGGCCCATGCCAGCCATGATGTTCTGGGTGCACAAGAGGGGATACTCTGGGGCACCCCATGTTGGTGCTGGCTGGTGGCTGCTCTGACcatgtgtctttccccaggtttggGGGCCCTCACACCTCAGAGAGCTGCTCAAAGAATGGCCTGGAGCGTGGAGGCCAGGACAGGAAGGAGGGCTTGGAAGCAGACAAGGATGTGGCTCTGGCAGGTGCCCCTCTGGCCTCAGCCCAGAAAGAAGGTCCTCGCTTGGAGGGTGGCTCAGAAGGTagatgctggggacacagggtTCAGGCTGGGCAGGGGACTTGGGCAGGGACACAGGCCCTGGCCTGtgcgtggtggtggtggtggggggtgttCTGCCGTGGGCCTGCTGTCTGTTGTCTGCAGACTCTGTGCCCAAGCTTGCAGGTGATGCTCCAGAAGGCAGCAGTGTCCCCACAACCCCCGGCTGTGCCAATGCAGGATTGGTAGCAGATGCTTTGGCCCAGATCTtggctgcccccctgccccctgtcGAGGTCACTCTGCCACATTGCCATGGCTGGTGGCCAGCCAGTGTCCACTGGTCCTGTTGGGGAAGGCATGCCCTGCGGCACTTCTTGCCCCAGGGCTGTGAAGGCAGGTGGGGCTCACCTGTGGGTCAGGGCTGCCTGGacggctgtgtctccccccagcAGGCGCCTCGTGGGCAGTATTTGAGGAGACGGTGAACTCGCCAGTGCCGGTTCCAGGAGTGGCGGTGGATGTGGGTTCCGGTGTGTGGGCATCCAGCACCCCCAGCCCTTCGGCTTTGGAGGAAAAAGGCTGGGCCAAGTTCACCGACTTCCAGCCTTTCTGCTGGTGAGGTGGGGCGGGCCAGGAGGTCATCCCATCTGCCTCTGGGGGTGGCATCTCCCTGGCCGGGGCTCAGCCTTGCCTTCCACAGCTCCGAGTCGGGGCCCAGGTGCAGCTCCCCGGTGGACACGGGCCACGGCGGTGCCCAGGATAGCCTGACCCAGGGCCCAGAGAGGACCCGTGAGTAGGAGGGGCTCTGAGCACAGGCAGTGGGAGGATGTAGCCAAGACCCCGCTGTGGCTCCCTGTCCCCCTGGTGATACTGGGGTTTGCACATCTCCCAGAGGGCCCAGGCATAGGGCGGGTAGCCCTCGGGGTGTGCATGTCACTGGCCTGCACCCATCTGTGCTGCCAGGGCCTCTGGCGGACAGTGAGGGCCTTCCCAACCCAGGCCAGTCTCCCCAGGCCTCGCTTTCTCCATGCAGGTCACCTGAGTGCATTGTGCCACCTCAGTGGCCGTTCTGGGGCCTGTTCAGGGTCCTTGACCCTGAACCCCTCATCAGACAGGCTTGGAAGCTCCACAGGGTATCAGAGCCACACCGAGAGGGAGTTGGAAGTCACAGGGCTAAGTGGGGGCCCTCATGGCCTGGGAGAGGAGAGCCCCTTTGTACAGTTCCTGTAAATACACAGATGCACGTGTGGGCTTAAGGACCCTGAGGCCGCGCCCTGCGGCCCCTCCGTCCTCAGCTCCCTGTCCTGTAGTAGGCCCAGCTTCCCCATGTGCCTGGAACGCGTGTGTCACCAGGAAGGCCCCCCCAGTGGTTTCCGACAACACTGAGGACGAGCAGAAGATGGCAGGTGCCTTGGAGACTGTCAGCATGGGTCCCAGCCGGGAGACCCCCCTGCTGCCTGCGTCAGTCCCCAGGTGTGCAGGGTCCCTAGGTCCCCAGAACTCTGCTCACCTAATGCCCTGCTGGCCCTGTAACCCTGAGGATGCTgacttttggggggtgggggggtagggatGCCTGTTCGTCTAAGTGGAAGCTCGGGGTCAGGGATGCCTTCTTCACACAGGGAGAGCACAGGGACTGAATGTCCCGCCTTGGGGACTTGGGGATGGGGCTGCCCCagatggtggggaggggccgTGGCCTCTCAGACAGCAGGAGGGAGGGTCTCTGAGGACGTCCTTGGGTCACAGGAGTCCTGACTGGGGGCATCTTCCCTGCAAGCTCCCCTGCACGCATCCCTCCTTCACCCACAGGAAGGCCCAGGCCTTTGGGATCTGTCATAGGATGGACAGATCCCTCCTGGCTGGGCACGGTGGGGAGGCAAGCTGCATAAGGAGCTATGAAAATAGGGAACTGGGGGCCAGTGGGGCACTTGAGAGAGAAGGTGATGGTGGAGCTGAAGCTTAcaggggcgagggggggggggcagtccccCAGCAGGAGAGGACAAGGACCAGATGTGTGACAGTGGGAACAGCCGTGGAGTCTCCTTCCCCCTACCCCCCAGCCCGCTGCCCCAGCCCTGGTGGTCCCGCAGGTTTGGGGCTCAGTCCATCCCATTGGTGGGGGTCCAGCTCTGGCTCACAGCATGCTCGTGAGCATGCAAGGAGGCAGGGCCCCAGGCCCCTGAGTGGTGATCCTTGGGTTAAAGGCATACATGGTTCTTGAATGGGTTTAATTCCTTCTCAAAGTGCAGAATCATTGCAAGTGTCAAagcctcttcctcttttcctaaCTTCCCTGACTAAAAACCAGCTTTGCTCTGAGAAGCAAATTATGTTCTGAAAGCAAGTGGGCCATTTCCGGAGCTGCCTGCATGACTCTGGTCCCAGCCCACCTGTGGGTGAGCCCTCAGGCTGTGCCCACCTAGGCCAACACCTGGTCACCAGGCTTTAATGTAGGGTGTTTCTTATGCTGCCCGTGGCTCCGCCACCCTCACTGGCTCCCAGGGGTCCTTGTACGGTTGGAGCTGACCTTATATGTAATTGAAGCAAGCACTGGGCAGGTGTGGGCTGAATGGAGGAGCCATGGGCTCGCTCTCCTGGGCTGCAGCAAGAAGGGCTGTGAAGACCAGAGCCCGGCACTGGGGCTGGTGTCCTGAGGCCACTGGTTCTCGACCTTTCCAGTTACAGGAGGGACCATTTCTGGGCACATGGCCCATgggctgcctttttaaaaatttttttaacatttatttattattgagagacagacacagagagtgagcaggggaggggtaggagaggcagagacacagaatctgaagtaggctccagactctgagctgtccgcacagagcccgacgtggggctcgaactcacaaactgcgagatcatgacctgagccgaagtcagacgctcagccgactgagccacccaggcgcccccccatggGCTCTCTTAAGTGGGCTGGGTGTGGTGCAGAGTTAGTGAGGGTCACTGGAAGTATTGAGGGGAGCATGTTGCAtaccagggtggggggtgggggtggggagctgtcTGGAGAGAGACCAGCTCAGGGCAAGCACTACCTGGAAGGTCTGAGGTCTCGGTGGACAGGCAGGTGATCTCTGGTGTTTGTGGAActtgggtggtggggggggcgcaGAACCACACTGGAACCCAGAGCCCAGGTAACTGGAGCCCGTGTCTGCCGTACAGGGCTGAGTGCACCGCCAGCACGCTGTCAGaccccacctcccctgcacctGCAGAAGCAACCTTCACCCCAGCTGTGGCTGTCCCCCCTGAGGCTGCTGTGGCGGCCACCACGGCGCCGGGCAAGGCGAGTCCCGCCCCAGCTGCCCTGCCAGTTGCTCCTGTGTTGAGCGGGGTGGTTCCAACAGGGCCCGTAGCGGCCGTCACCACTGCAGCCCCATCCACTTGCACAGCAGCCATCCTGGGGACAGCGACAAAAGACAGGTGAGCCGGtcaggctgggggaaggggacgGGACGGGACCCTTGGGACCAAGGGCTCTAACCCCCCGCTCGTCTTCCTGCAGGAAGATGGACGCACCACCACCTGCGGGAGCCACCTTGAACGGCCCCGTgtgatgctgctgctgcccaGCCGTGGCGCGCCCTTAATCGAGAAAACTACCTGGTGATgcaatttgtcttttttaatttaatttaatttaattttaaaataaatgctgcaTTGGTAAAGCTGGCGGTTGGAACCAGTTGGACAGCCCAGCTTGCGTCTCTCCTGCCTGACCCCACGTGGGCCTCGAGTCCAGCGAGTCCAGCTCCGCGCACAGCAATAAGGCCTCAGATGTGCGCTCTGCCGGCGGGAGCCAGGGGCCAGAGCCCCAAGACACCGTGAGGACTGAGGGCCACGACGGGCATGGACGTCACAggctctaagcctcagtttttactgattatttttttttaacaaacgcAGGAAAGAGCCACGTGTTTGCACTTTTGTGTCCAGCCACAACGAAGGGTCTCCCTGGCTCTGGGGACAAATGTGGGTCTGGAGCTGGACTGGCCAGACAGGGTCTTAGCTGCCCAGTGGCCCTGGGAGCCGGCCTTGAGCCAGGCTGCAAAATTTGACTGCCTTAAAATAAGACCCTCACGGCCTGGTGggcagttggggcacctggcagggGCTGGCCATGGGCGTGCAGGATAGGGGCACAGGGGGTGCAGAGACTGGCTTCGGCGAtgccaggtggggggggggggggagtgcacctgtcggggagggcagggccaggccatgCTGTCCTGGAGGGGTCTGCAGGATTATTTTATGTTGAGTCCATTTTT
This genomic window contains:
- the PPP6R2 gene encoding serine/threonine-protein phosphatase 6 regulatory subunit 2 isoform X6, producing MDLLLRLVSCVEPAGLRQEVLHWLNEEKIIQRLVELIHPSQDEDRQSNASQTLCDIVRLGREQASQLQEAPEPDPLLTVLESQDCVEQLLKNMFDGDQTESCLVSGTQVLLTLLETRRAGTEGLVDSFSQGLEGLCTVSSSILHGIEPRLKDFHQLLLSPPKKKAILTTIGVLEEPLGNARLHGARLMAALLHTNTPSINQELCRLNTMGLLLDLFFKYTWNNFLHFQVELCIAAILSHAAREDRAEASGLEGRVELLPGSGDPEAPQPAASRPENTMVTHLFQKCCLVQRILEAWEANDHAQAAGGMRRGNMGHLTRIANAVVQNLERGPMQTHISEVIRGLPADCRGRWENFVEETLAETNRRNAVDLVSTHHLHPSSEDEDMEGVFPNELSLQQAFSEYQVQQMTATFVDQFGFNDEEFADQDDSVNAPFDRIAEINFSIDADEDSPSAALFEACCSDHIQPFDDDEEDDIWEDKETHCTARVTARARFGGPHTSESCSKNGLERGGQDRKEGLEADKDVALAGAPLASAQKEGPRLEGGSEAGASWAVFEETVNSPVPVPGVAVDVGSGVWASSTPSPSALEEKGWAKFTDFQPFCCSESGPRCSSPVDTGHGGAQDSLTQGPERTLGPASPCAWNACVTRKAPPVVSDNTEDEQKMAGALETVSMGPSRETPLLPASVPRAECTASTLSDPTSPAPAEATFTPAVAVPPEAAVAATTAPGKASPAPAALPVAPVLSGVVPTGPVAAVTTAAPSTCTAAILGTATKDRKMDAPPPAGATLNGPV
- the PPP6R2 gene encoding serine/threonine-protein phosphatase 6 regulatory subunit 2 isoform X2 — translated: MFWKFDLNTTSHVDKLLDKEDVTLRELLDEDDVLQECKAQNQKLLGFLCRQQCMEELVSLITQDPPLDMEEKVRFKYPNTACELLTCDVPQINDRLGGDETLLNLLYDFLDHEPPLNPLLASFFSKTIGNLIARKTEQVILFLKKKDRFVSLVLQHIGTSALMDLLLRLVSCVEPAGLRQEVLHWLNEEKIIQRLVELIHPSQDEDRQSNASQTLCDIVRLGREQASQLQEAPEPDPLLTVLESQDCVEQLLKNMFDGDQTESCLVSGTQVLLTLLETRRAGTEGLVDSFSQGLEGLCTVSSSILHGIEPRLKDFHQLLLSPPKKKAILTTIGVLEEPLGNARLHGARLMAALLHTNTPSINQELCRLNTMGLLLDLFFKYTWNNFLHFQVELCIAAILSHAAREDRAEASGLEGRVELLPGSGDPEAPQPAASRPENTMVTHLFQKCCLVQRILEAWEANDHAQAAGGMRRGNMGHLTRIANAVVQNLERGPMQTHISEVIRGLPADCRGRWENFVEETLAETNRRNAVDLVSTHHLHPSSEDEDMEGVFPNELSLQQAFSEYQVQQMTATFVDQFGFNDEEFADQDDSVNAPFDRIAEINFSIDADEDSPSAALFEACCSDHIQPFDDDEEDDIWEDKETHCTARVTARARFGGPHTSESCSKNGLERGGQDRKEGLEADKDVALAGAPLASAQKEGPRLEGGSEGASWAVFEETVNSPVPVPGVAVDVGSGVWASSTPSPSALEEKGWAKFTDFQPFCCSESGPRCSSPVDTGHGGAQDSLTQGPERTLGPASPCAWNACVTRKAPPVVSDNTEDEQKMAGALETVSMGPSRETPLLPASVPRAECTASTLSDPTSPAPAEATFTPAVAVPPEAAVAATTAPGKASPAPAALPVAPVLSGVVPTGPVAAVTTAAPSTCTAAILGTATKDRKMDAPPPAGATLNGPV
- the PPP6R2 gene encoding serine/threonine-protein phosphatase 6 regulatory subunit 2 isoform X3; translation: MFWKFDLNTTSHVDKLLDKEDVTLRELLDEDDVLQECKAQNQKLLGFLCRQQCMEELVSLITQDPPLDMEEKVRFKYPNTACELLTCDVPQINDRLGGDETLLNLLYDFLDHEPPLNPLLASFFSKTIGNLIARKTEQVILFLKKKDRFVSLVLQHIGTSALMDLLLRLVSCVEPAGLRQEVLHWLNEEKIIQRLVELIHPSQDEDRQSNASQTLCDIVRLGREQASQLQEAPEPDPLLTVLESQDCVEQLLKNMFDGDQTESCLVSGTQVLLTLLETRRAGTEGLVDSFSQGLEGLCTVSSSILHGIEPRLKDFHQLLLSPPKKKAILTTIGVLEEPLGNARLHGARLMAALLHTNTPSINQELCRLNTMGLLLDLFFKYTWNNFLHFQVELCIAAILSHAAREDRAEASGLEGRVELLPGSGDPEAPQPAASRPENTMVTHLFQKCCLVQRILEAWEANDHAQAAGGMRRGNMGHLTRIANAVVQNLERGPMQTHISEVIRGLPADCRGRWENFVEETLAETNRRNAVDLVSTHHLHPSSEDEDMEGVFPNELSLQQAFSEYQVQQMTATFVDQFGFNDEEFADQDDSVNAPFDRIAEINFSIDADEDSPSAALFEACCSDHIQPFDDDEEDDIWEDKETHCTARVTARARFGGPHTSESCSKNGLERGGQDRKEGLEADKDVALAGAPLASAQKEGPRLEGGSEAGASWAVFEETVNSPVPVPGVAVDVGSGVWASSTPSPSALEEKGWAKFTDFQPFCCSESGPRCSSPVDTGHGGAQDSLTQGPERTRPASPCAWNACVTRKAPPVVSDNTEDEQKMAGALETVSMGPSRETPLLPASVPRAECTASTLSDPTSPAPAEATFTPAVAVPPEAAVAATTAPGKASPAPAALPVAPVLSGVVPTGPVAAVTTAAPSTCTAAILGTATKDRKMDAPPPAGATLNGPV
- the PPP6R2 gene encoding serine/threonine-protein phosphatase 6 regulatory subunit 2 isoform X1; this translates as MFWKFDLNTTSHVDKLLDKEDVTLRELLDEDDVLQECKAQNQKLLGFLCRQQCMEELVSLITQDPPLDMEEKVRFKYPNTACELLTCDVPQINDRLGGDETLLNLLYDFLDHEPPLNPLLASFFSKTIGNLIARKTEQVILFLKKKDRFVSLVLQHIGTSALMDLLLRLVSCVEPAGLRQEVLHWLNEEKIIQRLVELIHPSQDEDRQSNASQTLCDIVRLGREQASQLQEAPEPDPLLTVLESQDCVEQLLKNMFDGDQTESCLVSGTQVLLTLLETRRAGTEGLVDSFSQGLEGLCTVSSSILHGIEPRLKDFHQLLLSPPKKKAILTTIGVLEEPLGNARLHGARLMAALLHTNTPSINQELCRLNTMGLLLDLFFKYTWNNFLHFQVELCIAAILSHAAREDRAEASGLEGRVELLPGSGDPEAPQPAASRPENTMVTHLFQKCCLVQRILEAWEANDHAQAAGGMRRGNMGHLTRIANAVVQNLERGPMQTHISEVIRGLPADCRGRWENFVEETLAETNRRNAVDLVSTHHLHPSSEDEDMEGVFPNELSLQQAFSEYQVQQMTATFVDQFGFNDEEFADQDDSVNAPFDRIAEINFSIDADEDSPSAALFEACCSDHIQPFDDDEEDDIWEDKETHCTARVTARARFGGPHTSESCSKNGLERGGQDRKEGLEADKDVALAGAPLASAQKEGPRLEGGSEAGASWAVFEETVNSPVPVPGVAVDVGSGVWASSTPSPSALEEKGWAKFTDFQPFCCSESGPRCSSPVDTGHGGAQDSLTQGPERTLGPASPCAWNACVTRKAPPVVSDNTEDEQKMAGALETVSMGPSRETPLLPASVPRAECTASTLSDPTSPAPAEATFTPAVAVPPEAAVAATTAPGKASPAPAALPVAPVLSGVVPTGPVAAVTTAAPSTCTAAILGTATKDRKMDAPPPAGATLNGPV